Proteins encoded in a region of the Tetrapisispora phaffii CBS 4417 chromosome 12, complete genome genome:
- the YND1 gene encoding apyrase (similar to Saccharomyces cerevisiae YND1 (YER005W); ancestral locus Anc_7.149) translates to MLTDGLLNENYGIVIDAGSSGSRIHVYKWNNSKPDSEDARNSVPQIHQEADWTSKTTPGLSSYEKKPHKAFKKHIKPLLDYAEKIVPKNKIKETPVFIQATAGMRLLPEKRQQQILSDLCDGFKHSSNFLMKNCEAQIQIIDGETEGLYGWLSLNYLKGMFNNYDAKSDTHFTFGFMDMGGASTQIAFSPSDKEQVKKHKEDIPTIYLRTLNGEIQKWDVFVSSWLGFGANQARKRYFAQLVNSLPENVNDYDDDNYATRKISDPCMPKGCESKFELYDKKFTAVGTGHSEQCEKLIYPLLLKQLPCIDEPCLFNGVHAPQIDFLNDKFVGVSEYWYTANDVFKLGGEYNFQDFSSGVKEFCNSNWSDIKKKGDEGYYNSIPDSYLAASCFKANWVLNVLHEGFGLPFEKPADASQSMVDHPTFQSAEKIDSHEISWTLGRILLYASGSILAGSKDAIVGIQPSKLSAQHFGKKFIPGSLEDFSNQIESSIGAIFNKLVVVLLVIFIVCFMLLKLKIINKSDLPPFINSIHETVQMKINSYYHYNRMVDSLSNLEEGISMEASNYVTKPTRDIDLKLRSKSMQGLDEISAKHGMDFGLKVRSKTHVGAPFNKSRNDTSPTSQGKLKTAFSLADFSKYKLEKITIRICHFCLLKSSLSNIM, encoded by the coding sequence ATGTTAACTGATGGGCtgttaaatgaaaattatgGTATCGTTATAGATGCTGGTTCATCAGGGTCAAGAATTCATGTGTATAAATGGAATAATAGTAAACCGGATTCAGAAGATGCCCGGAACTCAGTGCCACAGATACATCAAGAAGCTGATTGGACATCCAAGACTACACCAGGTCTTTCGTCGTATGAAAAGAAACCACATAAAGCATTCAAAAAGCATATAAAACCACTCTTGGATTATGCAGAAAAGATTGttccaaaaaataaaataaaagaaacacCTGTATTCATCCAAGCTACAGCAGGCATGAGACTGTTACCAGAAAAGAGACAACAACAAATTCTATCTGATCTCTGTGATGGATTCAAACACTCTTCAAATTTCTTAATGAAAAACTGTGAAGctcaaattcaaataattgatGGTGAAACGGAAGGTCTATATGGGTGGTTAagtttgaattatttaaaaggAATGTTTAACAATTATGATGCCAAATCAGACACACATTTTACATTTGGTTTCATGGATATGGGTGGTGCTTCTACTCAAATAGCTTTTTCACCAAGTGATAAAGAACAGGTAAAAAAGcataaagaagatattcCAACAATATACTTACGAACCTTGAATGGTGAGATTCAGAAATGGGATGTTTTTGTAAGCTCATGGTTGGGATTTGGTGCTAATCAAGCAAGGAAAAGATATTTTGCACAGTTGGTCAACTCTCTGCCAGAAAATGTTAATGATTACGATGATGATAACTATgcaacaagaaaaatatcTGATCCCTGTATGCCAAAAGGATGTgaatcaaaatttgaattatatgataaaaaatttactgCTGTTGGTACTGGCCACAGCGAACAATGTGAGAAATTAATATACCCTTTACTACTGAAGCAATTGCCTTGCATTGATGAGCcttgtttatttaatggAGTCCATGCACCACAAATAGATTTTCtgaatgataaatttgttGGAGTATCAGAATATTGGTATACTGCTAATGATGTTTTCAAATTAGGGGgagaatataattttcaaGACTTTAGTTCAGGAGTTAAAGAATTCTGTAATAGTAACTGGTCAGATATCAAAAAGAAAGGTGACGAAGGCTATTATAACTCCATTCCTGATTCGTACTTAGCAGCTTCGTGTTTCAAAGCCAATTGGGTATTAAATGTGTTACATGAAGGTTTTGGTTTGCCATTTGAGAAGCCAGCTGATGCATCCCAATCAATGGTAGATCACCCAACATTTCAAAGTGCCGAGAAAATAGATAGCCATGAAATTTCTTGGACATTGGGGAGAATCCTTCTATATGCTTCTGGAAGCATTTTAGCAGGCAGCAAAGATGCTATCGTCGGTATTCAACCAAGCAAACTATCTGCTCAGCACTTTGGCAAGAAGTTCATACCCGGAAGTCTTGAAGATTTTTCTAATCAAATAGAATCCTCGATTGGTGCTATCTTTAACAAATTGGTAGTCGTTTTGCTGGTGATTTTCATAGTATGTTTTATGCTATTGAAacttaaaataattaacaAATCAGATCTTCCTCCATTTATTAATAGCATTCATGAAACAGtacaaatgaaaataaatagttattatcattataataGGATGGTAGATTCTTTATCGAATTTGGAAGAAGGTATATCGATGGAAGCTAGTAATTATGTCACTAAACCAACACGAGACATAGATCTGAAATTAAGAAGCAAAAGTATGCAAGGCCTAGATGAAATTTCTGCGAAACATGGAATGGATTTTGGCTTGAAAGTACGGAGCAAGACACATGTTGGAGCaccatttaataaatctagAAACGATACTTCTCCTACTAGTCAAGGGAAATTAAAAACTGCATTCTCATTAGCTGatttttctaaatataaattagaaaaaataacGATTAGAATTTGtcatttttgtttgttaaAAAGTTCACTATCAAACATAATGTAA
- the DJP1 gene encoding Djp1p (similar to Saccharomyces cerevisiae DJP1 (YIR004W); ancestral locus Anc_7.157) — translation MVLETEYYDLLGISTTATDIEIKKAYRKKSIKEHPDKNPNDPSATERFQAISEAYQVLSDKQLRSNYDKYGKEKAIPSGGFEDAAEQFSVIFGGDAFKPYIGELTLLKNLQKTEELSAQDEEDKKREEEEERKKNELEKEKNDMSGKHIDNKNSDQSNDTNNETHGPIKLASLAGSTAPLKNDISESANNNVSESDRKEEKKKKTRIEQFEEEQQIEKDKSIEKLSQTLIENLSILTESIYDDDCKKSFEKKFEEEANLLKMESFGLDILHTIGDVYVEKARIFLGSQNLFGFGGMLHSIKAKGNVVMDTLRTVSAAIDAQNTMKELEKMKIATESDEPIVDKNGNEEVKPTQEEMAQQEHLLMGKVLSAAWYGSKFEIMSTLRSVCDRVFEDKTVDNNTLIRRAESLKIIGKVFQRTVRTKVEQEEAQIFEELVAEASKKKSKSQ, via the coding sequence atggtaTTGGAAACTGAATATTACGATTTATTAGGAATATCGACAACTGCTACAGATATCGAAATTAAGAAAGCTTATCGTAAGAAATCCATTAAAGAACACCCAGATAAGAATCCTAATGACCCGTCTGCCACTGAAAGATTTCAAGCTATTTCAGAAGCTTATCAAGTATTAAGTGATAAACAATTAAGATCCAATTACGATAAGTATGGTAAAGAAAAAGCTATACCTAGTGGTGGTTTTGAAGATGCTGCTGAACAATTTTCAGTGATATTTGGTGGTGATGCTTTTAAACCTTATATTGGTGAGCTGAcattattgaagaatttacaaaaaaCTGAAGAACTAAGTGCtcaagatgaagaagataagaaaagagaagaagaagaagaacgaaaaaaaaatgaattggagaaagaaaagaatgaCATGTCAGGGAAACATATTGACAATAAGAATTCCGATCAAAGTAATGatacaaataatgaaactCATGGTCCAATAAAATTGGCTTCCCTTGCTGGCTCTACGGCTCCACTGAAGAATGATATAAGTGAAAGtgctaataataatgtttctGAAAGTGACAGgaaagaagagaaaaagaaaaagactagaattgaacaatttgaagaagaacaacagattgaaaaagataaaagcattgaaaaattaagtCAAACTTTAATAGagaatttatcaatattgaCTGAAAGTATTTATGATGATGATTGCAAGaaatcatttgaaaaaaaatttgaagaagaagcaaatttattgaagatGGAATCCTTTGGGTTAGATATTTTGCACACAATAGGTGATGTGTACGTCGAAAAGGCAAGGATATTCCTAGGTTCCcaaaatttatttggttTTGGCGGTATGTTACATTCAATAAAGGCTAAAGGTAATGTCGTTATGGACACTCTGAGAACTGTATCAGCAGCTATTGATGCACAAAATACAATGAAAGAACTggaaaaaatgaaaatcGCAACAGAATCAGATGAACCAATAGTTGATAAAAATGGCAATGAAGAGGTGAAACCAACACAAGAAGAAATGGCACAACAAGAGCATTTGCTTATGGGTAAAGTTTTGTCAGCAGCGTGGTATGgttcaaaatttgaaataatgtCCACATTGAGAAGTGTTTGCGACAGAGtatttgaagataaaacCGTAGATAATAATACGTTAATTAGAAGAGCtgaatcattaaaaatcaTTGGTAAAGTTTTTCAACGAACTGTCAGAACTAAAGTTGAACAAGAAGAAGCtcaaatttttgaagaGTTGGTGGCAGAAGCTAGtaagaaaaaaagtaaaTCACAATAG
- the TPHA0L00795 gene encoding SRP1/TIP1 family protein, which translates to MKLTQFLTLLAVAASASALTTEQQIQEMEILLTDVGANLNDYVGLVGQMDIPDALFDIYGEMLTATDDSYTTLLAQLDMSQISTMMTALPWYSSRLLPLVSTFNEVPAAQTTSTTAAAQTISTTAAAQTTAVANTEVAISSTSITSSSAATAAQVSSIKSVSVLFSNTTSTSGKVQDASSSTNAVYQQTENNAINRSIGLGAAVAAVAALLL; encoded by the coding sequence ATGAAATTGACTCAATTCTTAACATTATTAGCCGTTGCTGCTTCTGCCAGTGCCCTAACCACCGAACAAcaaattcaagaaatgGAAATTCTACTAACTGATGTCGGTgctaatttaaatgattacGTTGGTTTAGTTGGTCAAATGGATATCCCAGATGCCTTATTCGACATTTACGGTGAAATGTTAACCGCCACTGATGACTCCTACACCACTTTATTAGCTCAATTAGATATGAGCCAAATCTCCACGATGATGACCGCTTTACCATGGTACTCTTCCAGATTATTACCATTAGTCTCAACCTTCAACGAAGTTCCTGCCGCTCAAACAACTTCAACGACTGCTGCCGCTCAAACTATTTCCACAACCGCTGCCGCCCAAACTACTGCAGTAGCTAACACTGAAGTTGCTATTAGTTCTACTTCTATTACATCTTCATCTGCTGCTACCGCTGCTCAAGTATCCAGTATTAAGTCTGTTAGTGTTCTATTCTCCAATACCACCTCTACATCCGGTAAAGTTCAAGATGCCAGTTCTTCTACCAATGCTGTCTATCAACAAACTGAAAACAATGCCATTAATCGTAGTATTGGTTTAGGTGCTGCTGTCGCGGCAGTTGCAGCTCTATTATTatag
- the TPHA0L00810 gene encoding uncharacterized protein (similar to Saccharomyces cerevisiae PDR11 (YIL013C) and AUS1 (YOR011W)), which produces MSFSNYFNPVADASVTFNGANIHLDTLGSNAVRDAETLNSRAPGVSSSQINDLTFQAKQGEVVLVLGKQSSELFKSIFHGNDNLCYSPEGSVRFKDYEYKQYSKKCPQEIIYNNEQDVHFPYLTVAQTIDFAIECKFKMPLEERINLRNQLLEEFGLSHVLDTFVGNDFVRGVSGGERKRISIIETFISNGSVYLWDNSTKGLDSATALDFLSILRTMADATRSVNLVKISQASDKIVEKFDKILMFTESYQVFYGTVDECLKFFHDDLGIKKDPNDCIIEYLTYILNLKFRDNEQYGSVISDSNTTTSEINTEEDLYHHWINSDIYRNLKSSIGADTPCVATIDAADIKPNFTISAYNQVRSCTRRAFQRIIGDKAYIISQFIAVIVQSLVIGSLFYDVPLTTVGSYSRGSLTFFSLLFFTFLTFADMPSSFQRKPIVKKHTQLYFYDNWVETTATIIYDYFFKTILVIIFSIILYFLAHFQFAADRYFIFLLFLVLYNITVVTLFTLIALFSPTLAISNLVAGILLLAIAVYASYVIYIRDMHPWFVWIAYLNPARYAMEAILTNELFNVRLDCTETIVPRGKTYDDLDFTHRACAWQGATLGNTYVRGQDYLLSALSYKYSHVWRNFGIIIGFLVFYICCSLFISQYITPLYTAENLDRWMFYAKKYIPFISQNSTKSHPIDDIDDSDSINTISSFDTPVLMDEDKEGKDHNIKHYQVERDEEIASQKHVISWKNINYTIGDKLLIDNASGYISSGLTALMGESGAGKTTLLNILSQRTESGVVTGEIMIDGMVLNNGSAFKRSIGFVQQQDVHLDELTVKESLEISCTLRGDGDKKYMDTVSKMLKLPSECMVRDLTPTEKKLLSIGVELVTKPSLLLFLDEPTSGLDSEAAVTIVKFLKKLSMQGQAILCTIHQPSKSVISYFDSIYLLKRGGQCVYFGPMQEACDYFVSKDSSLVYDREFDNPADFIIDTVGKSNAIAEKDEFKSVSNWSDTWINSQERLKTDAAVLDLEEIARNSGVDYTANVWSQPSYMKQLKVITKRQYLCTRRDKAYVIAKYLLNAGAGLFIGFSFWHIKHNILGLQNVIFLCFMSMCVSSPLINQVQDKALISKEVYLAREARSNTYHWSVLILAQNIIEIPLAVTSSTLFFVCCYFCCGVDTAPHIAGVWFLNYIVFAMYYSTFGLWLIYTAPDLQTAAVFVAFFYSFTAAFCGVMQPYSLFPGFWKFMYRVSPYTYFIETFVSLLLHDRPVICDQGEYVPTSVVGQQNCGEFMEAYVEEFGGMIMNKKAKSVCAYCTYVVGDDFLTTENMSYHHRWRNFGLEFVYVGFNFFAMFFGFYFTYVGKYWPTVFKAIGLIIPFRKARKLTKHSS; this is translated from the coding sequence atgtCTTTCTCAAACTATTTCAATCCAGTAGCAGATGCGTCTGTCACCTTTAATGGTGCCAATATTCATCTGGATACGCTGGGTTCTAATGCTGTCCGTGATGCTGAAACATTGAATTCAAGGGCACCAGgtgtttcttcttctcaAATCAATGACTTAACATTCCAAGCTAAGCAAGGTGAAGTTGTCTTAGTTTTAGGTAAGCAATCATCCGAGTTATTTAAGTCCATTTTCCATGGCAACGATAATTTATGTTATAGTCCAGAAGGCTCCGTTAGATTTAAAGATTATGAATACAAACAATACTCTAAAAAATGTCCACAAGAAATTATCTATAACAATGAACAAGATGTTCATTTTCCATATTTAACTGTTGCCCaaacaattgattttgCTATTGAatgtaaatttaaaatgccattagaagaaagaattaaCTTAAGAAACCAATTATTAGAGGAATTTGGTCTTTCTCATGTCTTAGATACATTTGTAGGTAACGATTTTGTTCGTGGTGTTTCTGGTGGTGAACGTAAACGTATTTCCATTATCGAAACATTTATCAGTAATGGTTCTGTTTACCTGTGGGATAACTCTACAAAAGGTTTAGATTCCGCTACTGCTTTAGATTTCTTGTCTATTTTAAGAACTATGGCTGACGCTACTCGTTCAGTCAATCTTGTCAAGATTTCTCAAGCTAGTGACAAAATTGTCGAAAagtttgataaaattttaatgttcACTGAATCATACCAAGTCTTTTATGGTACTGTGGATGAatgtttaaaatttttcCACGATGATCTTGGTATCAAGAAAGATCCAAATGATTGTATTATCGAATATTTAACATATATTCTAAATTTGAAGTTCAGAGATAATGAACAATATGGTTCGGTAATTAGCGACTCCAATACAACAACGTCTGAAATCAATACCGAGGAAGATTTATATCATCATTGGATAAACTCTGATATTTATCGTAATTTAAAAAGCTCTATTGGTGCTGATACTCCTTGTGTAGCCACAATAGATGCTGCTGACATTAAACCAAATTTTACTATCTCAGCCTACAACCAAGTTCGTAGTTGTACTAGAAGAGCTTTTCAAAGAATCATCGGTGATAAAGCATACATCATTTCCCAATTTATTGCTGTTATTGTTCAATCTTTAGTTATTGgttctttattttatgaTGTCCCATTAACTACTGTTGGTTCATATTCTAGAGGTTCATTGACTTTCTTCTCTTTActatttttcacttttttgACATTTGCTGATATGCCTTCATCTTTCCAAAGAAAACCAATTGTTAAGAAACATACacaattgtatttttatgaTAACTGGGTTGAAACTACTGCtacaataatatatgatTACTTCTTTAAGACAATTTTGGTTATTATCTTTAGTATCATTTTATACTTCTTAGCACACTTCCAATTTGCTGCTGATCGttatttcatctttttactatttttgGTTCTTTACAATATTACTGTTGTGACGTTATTTACATTGATCGCTTTATTCAGTCCAACATTGGCTATTTCCAATTTAGTTGCCGGTATTTTGTTACTAGCTATTGCTGTGTATGCCTCTTATGTTATTTACATAAGAGATATGCACCCATGGTTTGTGTGGATTGCCTACTTAAACCCAGCTAGATATGCTATGGAAGCTATTTTAACGAATGAATTGTTCAATGTCAGATTAGATTGTACTGAGACCATTGTTCCAAGGGGTAAAACTTATGATGACTTAGACTTTACACATAGAGCTTGTGCTTGGCAAGGTGCTACTTTAGGTAACACTTATGTCAGAGGTCAAGATTACTTGTTGTCTGCTTTATCTTATAAGTACAGTCATGTGTGGAGAAATTttggtattattattggTTTCTTGGTATTTTACATCTGCtgttcattatttatttccCAATACATCACACCATTATACACTGCTGAAAATCTAGATCGTTGGATGTTTTACGCTAAGAAATATATTCCATTCATATCACAAAATTCTACCAAGAGCCATCCAATAGATGATATCGATGACAGCGACTCAATTAACACAATTTCTAGCTTTGATACACCAGTACTTATGGATGAAGACAAGGAAGGTAAGGATCATAATATCAAGCATTATCAAGTTGAACGTGACGAAGAAATTGCCTCTCAAAAGCACGTTATTTCATGGAAGAACATTAACTATACAATTGGAGACAAGCtattaattgataatgCCTCTGGTTATATTAGTTCTGGTTTAACTGCTTTAATGGGTGAATCTGGTGCTGGTAAGACaactttattgaatattttatccCAACGTACTGAATCTGGCGTCGTTACAGGTGAAATTATGATTGATGGTATGGTATTGAACAATGGTTCAGCTTTCAAGAGAAGTATTGGTTTTGTTCAACAACAAGATGTTCATCTGGATGAATTGACTGTTAAAGAGTCTTTGGAAATCTCATGTACTCTGAGAGGTGACGGtgacaaaaaatatatggACACTGTTTCTaaaatgttaaaattaCCTTCTGAATGTATGGTTAGAGACTTAACACCAACTGAAAAGAAACTGTTATCTATTGGTGTTGAATTAGTCACCAAACCTTCCCTTTTGTTATTCCTTGACGAACCTACATCTGGTTTAGATTCTGAAGCTGCTGTTACCATTGTTAAGTTTTTAAAGAAGCTATCTATGCAAGGTCAAGCTATTTTATGTACCATCCATCAGCCTAGTAAGAGTGTTATTAGCTATTTTGATagcatttatttattaaagagGGGTGGTCAATGTGTATACTTTGGTCCAATGCAAGAGGCTTGTGATTATTTTGTTAGTAAAGATAGTTCTTTAGTTTACGATAGAGAATTTGATAACCCAGCTGATTTCATCATCGATACAGTTGGTAAATCAAATGCTATCGCAGAAAAGGATGAATTTAAGAGTGTTTCAAATTGGAGCGATACTTGGATTAATTCTCAAGAAAGATTAAAGACAGATGCTGCTGTTTTAGACCTAGAAGAAATTGCTCGTAACTCCGGTGTTGATTATACTGCAAATGTATGGAGTCAACCATCTTACATGAAGCAATTAAAAGTTATTACAAAAAGACAATATTTATGTACAAGAAGAGACAAAGCTTATGTTATTGCTAAGTATTTGTTGAATGCAGGTGCAGGTTTGTTCATTGGTTTTTCATTTTGGCACATTAAACATAACATCCTTGGTTTACAGAATGTTATTTTCTTATGTTTCATGTCTATGTGTGTTTCTTCTCCCTTAATCAATCAAGTTCAAGACAAAGCTTTAATTTCTAAAGAAGTTTATCTTGCAAGAGAAGCAAGATCTAACACCTACCATTGGTCTGTATTAATTTTGGcccaaaatattattgaaattccATTAGCAGTTACAAGTTCTACAttgttttttgtttgttgTTACTTCTGTTGTGGTGTTGATACAGCTCCACATATTGCTGGTGTATggtttttaaattatattgtttttgcTATGTACTATAGTACATTTGGTTTATGGTTAATTTACACTGCCCCAGATTTACAGACCGCTGCCGTTTTCGTTGCATTCTTTTACAGTTTCACTGCTGCTTTCTGTGGTGTTATGCAACCATATAGTTTATTCCCTGGCTTTTGGAAGTTTATGTATAGAGTTTCTccatatacatattttattgagACATTTGTcagtttattattacatgATAGACCAGTTATTTGTGACCAAGGTGAATACGTCCCAACCTCCGTCGTTGGTCAACAAAATTGTGGCGAGTTTATGGAAGCATATGTTGAGGAATTTGGTGGTATGATTATGAACAAGAAGGCTAAATCTGTTTGTGCTTATTGTACATATGTGGTTGGTGATGACTTTTTAACAACCGAAAATATGAGTTACCATCACAGATGGAGAAATTTCGGTTTGGAATTTGTTTATGTTGGATTTAATTTCTTCGCAATGTTCTTTGGATTCTATTTCACATATGTTGGTAAGTATTGGCCAACTGTCTTCAAGGCAATTGGATTAATAATTCCATTTAGAAAAGCAAGAAAACTAACCAAACATTCTTCATGA
- the TPHA0L00800 gene encoding uncharacterized protein (similar to Saccharomyces cerevisiae TIR3 (YIL011W)): MKFQTQYIALLAFAAYARALTSEEQVQEMEILLSDVNANLAQYAGLLGQVAIPDELFDIYFVMATATDDSYTTLLAQLDMNEISSMMTALPWYSSRLQPLLTAFDAVVTTPAAATSAAATSAAVTSAAATSAVATSAAANVAVTSAAATSAAATSANVAVTSASAANSAIVTSAAADVAETISTSGFNTVAISNTISSNITFSSQYAGVSNSTVTSTLLNTVTQETTTCPESDSKTSAVASTSGVSTKLQVQTSKSSSVAIHQQTDNGAAKFGVSAGVLAAAAAMLL; this comes from the coding sequence atgaaatttcaaaccCAATACATTGCATTATTAGCTTTCGCTGCTTACGCCAGAGCCCTTACCTCTGAAGAACAAGTACAAGAAATGGAAATTCTTCTATCTGATGTTAATGCCAACTTAGCCCAATACGCCGGTTTATTAGGTCAAGTTGCTATCCcagatgaattatttgacATCTACTTCGTTATGGCCACTGCCACTGACGATTCATACACAACTTTATTAGCCCAATTAGATATGAACGAAATTTCTTCCATGATGACCGCTTTACCATGGTACTCTTCCAGATTACAACCTTTGTTAACTGCTTTTGATGCCGTTGTCACCACCCCTGCTGCTGCCACTTCTGCTGCTGCCACCTCTGCTGCTGTTACTTCTGCTGCTGCCACCTCTGCTGTCGCCACCTCTGCCGCTGCCAATGTTGCTGTTACTTCTGCTGCCGCCACATCTGCCGCTGCAACCTCTGCCAATGTTGCTGTTACTTCTGCTTCCGCTGCTAACTCTGCTATTGTCACTTCTGCTGCTGCTGATGTTGCCGAAACCATTTCCACCTCTGGTTTCAACACTGTTGCTATCTCTAATACCATCTCTTCTAACATCACCTTCTCTTCTCAATATGCTGGTGTCTCAAACTCCACTGTTACTTCTACTCTATTAAACACTGTTACTCAAGAAACTACTACTTGTCCAGAAAGTGATTCCAAGACTTCTGCTGTTGCTTCCACTTCCGGTGTTTCAACTAAACTACAAGTTCAAACTTCCAAATCCAGTAGTGTTGCTATCCACCAACAAACTGACAATGGTGCCGCTAAATTCGGTGTTAGTGCCGGTGTCTTAGCTGCTGCCGCTGCTATGCTATTATAA
- the TPHA0L00780 gene encoding GNL3/Grn1 family GTP-binding protein (similar to Saccharomyces cerevisiae NUG1 (YER006W); ancestral locus Anc_7.150) — translation MRVRKKQSKRTSTRMKEGIKKKAAAQNRKERKLAKKDVTWKSRGKKDPGIPANFPYKNKIIEEIEAKKMKDLEEKELAKQQRLEAKKLALEQGETIMEDGMEEDDGQNGLAALVASAQEAASKYDGHSNFDEPEEELDVVDYNIDFYNDNDEGDTELEKSRKAYDKIFKTVVDASDVILYVLDARDPEGTRSRRVEQAVLQSQGKRLILILNKVDLIPPHVLEQWLNVLKSSFPTIPLRAASGATNATSFNKKLTQTATASALMEALKKYSNNSNLKRSIVVGVIGYPNVGKSSVINALTSRRGGSSKACPVGNQAGVTTALREVKVDNKLKILDSPGICFPTDNKRKTKKEQEAELALLNAIPAKHIIDPYPAVLMLIKRLSKSDEMTDSFKKFYELPAIPSNDPDTFTKHFLIHVARMRGRLSKGGIPNLESAGISVLSDWRDGKFYGWVLPKASKDSMATGTTSTISSGATQEPAKSEQTTIVSDWSKEFDLDGLFASLDNAISSSKENEDSLME, via the coding sequence atgaGAGTCAGAAAGAAGCAATCCAAGAGAACTTCTACCCGTATGAAAGAGGGTATCAAGAAGAAGGCAGCTGCTCAAaatagaaaagaaagaaagttAGCTAAAAAGGATGTGACTTGGAAGTCCAGAGGAAAGAAGGATCCTGGTATTCCAGCTAACTTCCCttacaaaaacaaaattattgaagagATTGAAGCTAAGAAGATGAAGgatttagaagaaaaagaactTGCTAAACAACAGAGGTTAGAAGCTAAGAAATTGGCACTGGAGCAAGGTGAAACGATTATGGAAGATGGTATGGAGGAGGATGACGGTCAGAATGGGTTGGCAGCTTTGGTTGCATCTGCTCAAGAAGCAGCATCTAAGTATGATGGACACAGTAATTTCGACGAACCTGAAGAAGAGTTGGACGTTGTTGATTATAACattgatttttataatgACAATGATGAAGGTGATACTGAATTGGAGAAGTCAAGAAAGGCTTATGATAAGATATTTAAAACAGTTGTGGATGCATCTGATGTTATTCTTTATGTTTTGGACGCTAGAGATCCAGAAGGAACTAGATCTAGAAGAGTTGAACAAGCCGTTTTACAAAGTCAAGGTAAAagattgattttgattttaaataaagttgATTTGATTCCTCCTCATGTATTAGAACAGTGGCTAAATGTCTTGAAGTCTAGTTTCCCAACTATTCCTTTGAGAGCAGCTTCTGGTGCTACTAATGCAACctcttttaataaaaagCTCACACAAACAGCCACAGCATCTGCTTTAATGGAAgcattaaagaaatattctAACAACAGTAATTTGAAGAGATCTATTGTGGTTGGTGTTATTGGTTATCCAAATGTTGGTAAATCATCTGTTATTAATGCATTAACTTCTCGTCGTGGTGGTTCTTCCAAAGCATGTCCAGTTGGTAATCAAGCAGGTGTCACTACTGCTTTGAGAGAGGTTAAAGTTGACAACAAGCTAAAGATTTTAGATTCTCCAGGTATTTGCTTCCCAACGGACAATAAGAGGAAAACtaaaaaagaacaagagGCTGAATTAGCTCTATTGAATGCTATTCCAGCTAAGCATATCATAGATCCATATCCAGCTGTTTTGATGCTAATAAAGAGACTATCAAAGTCAGATGAAATGACTGACAGTTTCAAGAAATTCTACGAACTGCCAGCAATTCCTTCAAATGATCCAGATACCTTTACCAAGcattttttgattcatGTTGCTCGTATGAGAGGTAGATTAAGTAAAGGTGGCATACCAAACTTAGAAAGTGCAGGTATATCTGTACTGAGTGACTGGAGAGATGGTAAGTTTTATGGATGGGTTCTTCCAAAAGCCTCTAAAGACTCTATGGCTACTGGTACAACCTCTACTATAAGTTCTGGTGCTACCCAAGAACCAGCCAAATCTGAACAAACTACTATTGTATCTGATTGGTCGAAAGAATTTGATTTGGATGGATTATTTGCATCTCTTGATAACGCTATATCTTCgtcaaaagaaaatgaagattCATTAATGGAATAA